A window of the Cystobacter fuscus genome harbors these coding sequences:
- a CDS encoding SDR family oxidoreductase has translation MSEASGKVALVFGGSRGIGAATVSRLAKDGHAVAFTYVSREDKANELVSAITAEGGDALAIKADSADASQLRAAVAKAVDRYGRIDVVVVNAGILRMATIDAVALEELDLMLNVNVRGVYLAIQATVPHLKDGGRVITLGSNVAIRTGSPGSSVYQLTKAAVAAMVKGIALDLAPRGITVNNVQPGPTDTDMNAGAIEMLSKMSPLKRVAHQDEIAGLIAYIARDEAGYMTGASLTIDGGLTL, from the coding sequence ATGAGTGAAGCTTCGGGCAAAGTTGCGCTGGTCTTCGGTGGCTCGCGCGGAATCGGTGCTGCGACCGTCTCGCGACTCGCGAAGGACGGCCATGCGGTGGCGTTCACCTACGTGTCGCGCGAGGACAAGGCGAACGAACTGGTGAGCGCAATCACCGCTGAGGGCGGCGACGCCCTGGCGATCAAGGCGGACAGCGCAGACGCGAGCCAGCTCCGTGCGGCAGTGGCGAAGGCCGTCGACCGGTATGGTCGAATCGACGTCGTTGTCGTCAATGCCGGCATCCTCCGCATGGCGACGATCGACGCGGTCGCGCTCGAGGAGCTGGACCTGATGCTCAACGTGAACGTGCGCGGCGTCTATCTCGCGATCCAAGCGACCGTCCCCCATCTGAAGGATGGCGGTCGAGTGATCACCCTCGGCAGCAACGTGGCGATCCGCACCGGCAGCCCCGGCTCGAGCGTCTATCAGCTCACCAAGGCGGCGGTTGCGGCGATGGTGAAGGGCATCGCCCTCGACCTCGCCCCGCGCGGCATTACCGTCAACAACGTCCAGCCGGGACCGACCGACACCGACATGAACGCGGGCGCCATCGAGATGCTGTCGAAAATGAGTCCGCTCAAGCGCGTCGCGCACCAGGACGAGATCGCCGGGCTGATCGCATACATCGCCCGTGACGAGGCTGGCTACATGACCGGTGCCAGCCTGACGATCGATGGCGGTTTGACGCTCTGA
- a CDS encoding TetR/AcrR family transcriptional regulator, translating to MEKAIDVFWSKGFAATSTDDLLNAMGIGRQSLYNAFGDKRQLYLEALRTYQRNTTSGHLARLTSPTSPLDGILDLLVGLVSEDDARRRLGCMGVGSVGEFGTTDPELVEMREKISPVLHARLVGRIREGQAKGEIDSSLEPAEAAAFIQMTMTGLQVAARGGAGAEDLHGLARFTVDRLRAK from the coding sequence TTGGAGAAGGCCATCGACGTATTCTGGTCGAAGGGCTTCGCGGCGACCTCGACCGACGATCTGCTGAACGCGATGGGGATCGGTCGACAGAGCCTCTACAACGCCTTCGGTGACAAGCGTCAGCTCTACCTCGAGGCGCTGCGCACCTATCAGCGCAACACGACGAGCGGGCATCTCGCGCGGTTGACGTCCCCGACGTCGCCGCTTGACGGCATCCTGGACCTTCTGGTCGGGCTGGTGTCGGAGGACGACGCGCGGCGCAGACTCGGTTGCATGGGCGTCGGGTCGGTGGGCGAGTTCGGGACGACGGACCCCGAGCTCGTCGAAATGCGGGAAAAGATCTCCCCCGTGTTGCACGCGCGTCTGGTGGGACGGATACGCGAAGGCCAGGCGAAGGGTGAAATAGACAGTAGCCTGGAGCCCGCGGAGGCGGCCGCCTTCATCCAGATGACGATGACGGGCCTGCAGGTGGCGGCCCGAGGTGGGGCTGGGGCCGAGGACCTCCACGGCCTGGCACGTTTCACAGTGGATCGCCTCCGGGCGAAGTAG
- a CDS encoding RCC1 domain-containing protein — protein sequence MQGNTGRWMSRLLGVWLGVLTGVGCGQPTVESGEQAQLGAPLWASPSRARLSASETHSLALRPDGTVWAAGANYAGQSGDGTMGNRSVPVQWLSGAVAVAAGEMHSLAVRHDGTVWAWGYNSYGALGDGTWSNRSVPVQVQELSGAVAVAAGSYHSLAVRYDGTVWAWGYNAAGQLGDGTTSDRWVPVQVQGLSGVVAVAANYNHSLAVRYDGTVWAWGSNAAGQLGDGTTSARWVPVQVQGVSGVVAVAAGPMYSLAVRHDGTVWAWGSNAAGQLGDGTTSDHWVPAQVQGVSGVVAVAAGLNHSLAVGSDGTVWAWGANYYGQLGDGTTSGRWVPAQVQGVSGVVAVAAGYHHSLAVGSDGTAWVWGDNSQGQLGDGGVPGYSTTAIRSLLY from the coding sequence ATGCAAGGCAATACAGGAAGATGGATGTCCAGACTGCTGGGAGTCTGGCTCGGAGTGCTGACGGGGGTGGGTTGTGGTCAGCCCACGGTCGAGTCGGGGGAACAAGCGCAGCTCGGCGCTCCTCTGTGGGCCTCGCCGTCGCGAGCCCGTCTCTCGGCTAGCGAAACTCATTCCCTGGCATTGCGCCCAGATGGCACCGTCTGGGCCGCGGGCGCCAACTACGCCGGACAGTCGGGAGACGGCACCATGGGCAACCGCTCGGTGCCGGTGCAGTGGCTGAGCGGAGCGGTCGCCGTGGCCGCGGGCGAAATGCATTCGCTGGCGGTGCGTCATGACGGCACCGTGTGGGCCTGGGGCTACAACTCCTACGGCGCGCTGGGGGATGGCACTTGGAGCAACCGCTCGGTGCCGGTGCAGGTGCAGGAGTTGAGCGGGGCAGTGGCCGTGGCCGCGGGTTCCTACCATTCGTTGGCGGTGCGTTATGACGGCACCGTGTGGGCCTGGGGCTACAACGCCGCCGGCCAGCTAGGGGATGGCACCACGAGCGATCGCTGGGTGCCGGTGCAGGTGCAGGGGTTGAGCGGGGTGGTGGCCGTGGCCGCGAACTACAACCATTCGCTGGCGGTGCGTTATGACGGCACCGTGTGGGCCTGGGGCTCCAACGCCGCTGGCCAGCTGGGGGATGGCACCACGAGCGCGCGCTGGGTGCCGGTGCAGGTGCAGGGGGTGAGCGGGGTGGTGGCCGTGGCCGCGGGCCCCATGTATTCGTTGGCGGTGCGTCATGACGGCACCGTGTGGGCCTGGGGCTCCAACGCCGCTGGCCAGCTGGGGGATGGCACCACGAGCGACCACTGGGTGCCGGCGCAGGTGCAGGGGGTGAGCGGGGTGGTGGCCGTGGCCGCGGGCTTGAACCATTCGCTGGCGGTGGGCTCGGACGGCACCGTGTGGGCCTGGGGCGCCAACTACTACGGCCAGTTGGGGGATGGCACCACGAGCGGGCGCTGGGTGCCGGCGCAGGTGCAGGGGGTGAGCGGGGTGGTGGCCGTGGCCGCGGGTTACCACCATTCGCTGGCGGTGGGCTCGGACGGCACCGCGTGGGTCTGGGGCGACAACTCCCAAGGCCAACTGGGGGATGGAGGAGTCCCCGGGTACTCAACCACCGCTATTCGCTCCTTGCTGTATTGA
- a CDS encoding phytanoyl-CoA dioxygenase family protein translates to MSNSDSMPPNQNAHVLNDVQVQRFMEEGFVRIDEAFPRQLADAARAILWRDTGCHPEDPSTWTRPVIRLNQYGQAPFVQAANTPILHQAFDQLVGPGRWAPLGTLGTFPIRFPSSEDPGDAGWHIDVSFGTEDPDFMSWRANVTSRGRALLMLFLFSDVGEKDAPTRIRVGSHLEMARRLAPAGEAGLTLRELAANGFAETKALPEVLATGEAGTVYLCHPFLVHSAQPHHGTRPRFLAQPPLLPTQPLRLERPDAAYSPVERAIRNALRMTT, encoded by the coding sequence ATGAGCAATAGCGACTCCATGCCTCCCAATCAGAACGCGCATGTGCTGAACGATGTGCAAGTCCAGCGGTTCATGGAGGAGGGCTTCGTCAGGATCGACGAGGCCTTTCCCCGGCAACTGGCCGATGCGGCCCGTGCCATCTTGTGGCGGGACACGGGATGCCATCCAGAGGATCCGTCCACCTGGACCAGGCCGGTCATCCGGCTGAACCAGTATGGACAGGCGCCGTTCGTCCAGGCCGCCAATACGCCCATCCTGCATCAGGCCTTCGACCAGTTGGTCGGACCGGGACGGTGGGCGCCACTCGGTACGCTCGGCACCTTCCCCATCCGCTTCCCCTCCTCCGAGGACCCCGGAGATGCCGGCTGGCACATCGATGTCAGCTTTGGGACCGAGGATCCCGACTTCATGTCCTGGCGCGCGAACGTCACGTCCAGAGGACGGGCGCTGCTGATGCTCTTCCTGTTCTCCGATGTCGGAGAGAAGGATGCGCCCACGCGGATCCGGGTCGGCTCCCATTTGGAGATGGCCCGCAGGTTGGCGCCAGCAGGAGAAGCCGGTCTGACCCTCCGTGAACTGGCCGCCAACGGCTTCGCCGAAACGAAGGCCCTGCCGGAAGTGCTCGCAACGGGAGAGGCGGGAACCGTCTATCTTTGCCATCCCTTCCTCGTTCATTCGGCTCAGCCCCATCACGGGACGCGACCGCGGTTCCTCGCACAGCCGCCGCTGCTTCCCACGCAGCCGCTGCGGCTCGAGCGGCCGGACGCCGCCTATTCGCCCGTCGAACGGGCAATCCGCAACGCCCTACGAATGACCACCTGA
- a CDS encoding branched-chain amino acid ABC transporter permease: MRRPPRWVPVVGMVAVLGLAPLTGVYPVFLMKALCFALFACAFNLLLGYAGLLSFGHALFFGAAGYATAHAAKVWGWPPEGAVLFGTGVAAGYGLAVGALAIRRQGIYFAMVTLALAQMAYFYYLKAPFTGGEDGIQAVPRGQLFGVVDLEAMLPLYYTVLAVFLGGYLLIQRVVHSPFGQVLQAVRENEPRAVSLGYEPDHYKLLAFVLSAALAGLAGGMKALVFQLASLTDVHWHTSGAVILMTLLGGLGTLLGPVVGAFLVVALEHSLAQLGSWVLVAEGTLFVLCVLTFRRGLVGELGRLFRRPG; this comes from the coding sequence ATGAGGCGGCCGCCGCGCTGGGTGCCCGTGGTGGGGATGGTGGCCGTGCTCGGGCTCGCGCCCCTCACCGGCGTCTACCCGGTGTTCCTGATGAAGGCGCTGTGCTTCGCGCTGTTCGCGTGCGCGTTCAACCTGCTGCTTGGCTACGCGGGGCTCTTGTCCTTCGGACACGCGCTCTTCTTCGGCGCCGCGGGCTATGCCACGGCGCACGCGGCCAAGGTGTGGGGGTGGCCGCCCGAGGGCGCCGTCCTCTTCGGCACCGGGGTGGCGGCGGGGTACGGGCTCGCGGTGGGCGCGCTCGCCATCCGGCGTCAGGGCATCTACTTCGCCATGGTCACCCTGGCGCTCGCCCAGATGGCCTACTTCTACTACCTGAAGGCCCCCTTCACCGGAGGCGAGGACGGCATCCAGGCGGTGCCACGCGGCCAGCTGTTCGGGGTGGTGGACCTGGAGGCGATGCTGCCGCTGTACTACACCGTGCTCGCCGTCTTCCTGGGGGGCTACCTGCTCATCCAGCGCGTGGTGCACTCGCCCTTCGGCCAGGTGCTCCAGGCGGTGCGCGAGAACGAGCCGCGCGCGGTGTCGCTCGGCTACGAGCCGGACCACTACAAGCTGCTCGCCTTCGTGCTCTCGGCGGCGCTCGCGGGCCTCGCGGGCGGCATGAAGGCGCTGGTGTTCCAGCTCGCCTCGCTCACGGACGTGCACTGGCACACCTCGGGCGCGGTCATCCTGATGACGCTCCTGGGCGGCCTCGGCACGCTGCTCGGTCCGGTGGTGGGCGCCTTCCTGGTGGTGGCGCTGGAGCACTCCCTCGCCCAGCTGGGCTCGTGGGTGCTGGTGGCCGAGGGCACCCTGTTCGTGCTCTGCGTGCTCACCTTCCGCCGGGGCCTCGTGGGCGAGCTGGGCCGCCTGTTCCGGCGTCCCGGGTAG